Proteins from one Pirellulales bacterium genomic window:
- a CDS encoding pentapeptide repeat-containing protein yields MMQQLFHRYGGVAIRTEVFRAGLNAGKSSVLKRHCASRSAALAVALVWATVARADIYQWEYVNPGDPGEGKQESATLCPGGSGVNALPYAYLPYRDLTMAYLIGKDLQYASFNSSNLTSADLSQANLTNAFFKFATLTSADFTDALVQGADFSDTTTRGFTAAKLYSTASYQAHDLTGIWLGSNNLTGWNFAGQNLAYAHFDNTILTSANFTGAQVQGAGFVSVIGFTAAQLYSTASYQDHDLTGISLRANDLTGWNFTGQNLTNAYFYSSNLTSADLSQANLTNAFFFSSNLTSADLSQANLTNAFFFSSNLTSADLNQANLTNAKLTNANFRYATLMDADVTGADARGAQSLSTSGAVTTNLILPNGHIAGLNLNAGEQLVIRDYDGNPSLNPAGPPIAIQVD; encoded by the coding sequence ATGATGCAACAGTTGTTTCACCGGTATGGCGGCGTAGCTATTCGAACGGAAGTTTTTCGGGCTGGCCTGAACGCAGGCAAATCTTCGGTCCTCAAGCGGCATTGCGCATCGCGATCGGCCGCGCTTGCCGTAGCGCTGGTCTGGGCAACGGTCGCGCGGGCCGACATCTACCAGTGGGAATACGTCAATCCAGGCGATCCAGGGGAGGGGAAGCAGGAAAGCGCGACGCTGTGTCCCGGTGGATCGGGCGTAAATGCGCTTCCCTACGCCTATCTCCCATATCGCGATCTGACGATGGCATATTTGATTGGCAAGGACTTGCAATACGCGTCATTTAACTCATCCAATCTGACCAGTGCCGACCTCAGCCAAGCGAACCTCACGAATGCGTTTTTCAAGTTTGCCACGCTGACCAGTGCCGACTTCACCGACGCTCTGGTGCAAGGGGCTGATTTTTCTGACACAACCACCAGAGGTTTCACCGCGGCGAAGCTCTACTCGACCGCCAGCTACCAGGCCCACGATCTAACGGGGATCTGGTTAGGCAGCAACAACCTGACCGGCTGGAACTTCGCCGGACAGAACCTCGCGTATGCGCACTTCGACAATACCATACTGACCAGTGCCAACTTCACCGGCGCTCAGGTGCAAGGGGCTGGTTTTGTCTCGGTCATTGGTTTCACCGCGGCGCAGCTCTACTCGACCGCCAGCTACCAGGACCACGATCTGACGGGGATCAGTTTGCGAGCCAACGACCTGACCGGCTGGAACTTCACCGGACAGAACCTCACAAATGCGTACTTTTACTCATCCAATCTGACCAGTGCTGACCTCAGCCAAGCGAACCTCACGAATGCGTTCTTTTTCTCATCCAATCTGACCAGTGCTGACCTCAGCCAAGCGAACCTCACGAATGCGTTCTTTTTCTCATCCAATCTGACCAGTGCTGACCTCAACCAAGCAAACCTCACGAATGCGAAACTCACGAATGCGAACTTCAGGTATGCCACGCTGATGGATGCCGACGTCACCGGGGCCGATGCGCGGGGAGCGCAAAGCCTCTCGACTAGCGGCGCTGTCACCACCAACCTGATTCTCCCCAACGGCCACATTGCCGGCTTGAATCTGAACGCGGGAGAGCAGCTCGTCATCCGCGATTACGACGGCAATCCGTCGTTGAACCCCGCCGGGCCGCCGATCGCCATTCAAGTCGATC
- a CDS encoding DUF4254 domain-containing protein, with the protein MIDAKQITVLHANTTKLWHQQAIENTYRELLSLVCEQHRFNFLLWHEEDIARSPDVGDARIAAVKRAIDLYNQQRNDAIEKIDDELKRQLDQRGIPTLPTARQNTETPGQAIDRLSILALRLYHMGEQLDRHDADAEHRARVSAKLEILHTQHDDLAAALQELLDDIFAGRKRLKLYRQFKMYNDPTLNPYLYGRPAGKAA; encoded by the coding sequence ATGATCGACGCCAAGCAAATCACCGTCCTCCACGCCAACACGACCAAACTCTGGCACCAGCAAGCCATCGAGAACACCTACCGTGAGCTGTTATCGCTGGTGTGCGAGCAGCACCGGTTCAACTTCCTGCTTTGGCACGAAGAAGACATCGCCCGCAGCCCCGATGTCGGCGACGCGCGGATTGCCGCCGTCAAGCGCGCAATCGACCTCTACAATCAACAGCGCAACGACGCGATCGAAAAAATCGACGACGAACTGAAGCGTCAGCTCGACCAGCGCGGCATCCCCACGCTGCCGACCGCCCGGCAAAACACCGAAACCCCGGGCCAGGCGATCGACCGCCTCTCGATCCTTGCGCTGCGGCTCTATCACATGGGCGAACAGCTCGACCGCCACGATGCCGACGCCGAGCACCGCGCCAGGGTGAGCGCGAAACTGGAAATTCTCCACACCCAGCACGACGACCTTGCCGCCGCGCTCCAGGAACTGCTCGACGACATCTTCGCCGGGCGCAAACGATTGAAGCTCTATCGGCAGTTTAAGATGTATAATGACCCGACGCTGAACCCCTATCTTTACGGCCGCCCAGCGGGCAAAGCGGCGTAA
- a CDS encoding DUF1598 domain-containing protein, which translates to MLNNSRGIAGLRIVAAAMGCALAVALAGGRAMAQNNGNNGNNGTNTVVSTFPSINIVGGIDVSVDGVLSNQDTQQRDALRKARMDALQAVPGDLNRPAPLRMVSLRKLDEQIRQCAEARQPLPDEIKYLAGLQRVQYLFVYPDENDVVIAGPAEGWTINRDGHVVGVATGRPVLHLDDLLVALRYADSARKGGMTASIDPTAEGIQRYHALRAQLTTIGPNPQQTIAAIENAYGPQTITVGGIPPDSRFASVLVAADYRMKRLGMNFEESPVKNMPSFLEIGGAAAGKNRNLLQRWWLAPKYDPLSTDGDGLAWELRGQGVQCMAEEDYFNQMGQRQERRKAGAAAQKWADSMTKNYDELAEKMTVFGDLRNCMDLAVIGALVLQENLLDRANLKLTYLLDSTRLGLEKYHTPKQVPTQASYLKQGREWVISASGGIALQPWFFVEKQEKSTSMAPIRATAAKARNDRWWWN; encoded by the coding sequence ATGTTGAACAACTCACGTGGTATCGCCGGGCTGCGAATCGTCGCCGCGGCGATGGGATGCGCCTTGGCCGTCGCTTTGGCCGGCGGCCGCGCGATGGCTCAAAATAATGGCAATAATGGCAACAACGGTACGAACACCGTCGTCAGCACGTTTCCCTCGATCAATATCGTGGGCGGTATCGACGTGAGCGTCGATGGCGTACTTTCCAATCAAGACACCCAACAGCGCGACGCGCTGCGGAAGGCGCGAATGGACGCGCTGCAAGCAGTGCCGGGCGATCTCAATCGACCGGCCCCGTTGCGAATGGTTTCGCTCCGCAAGCTCGACGAGCAGATTCGCCAGTGTGCCGAGGCGCGTCAGCCGCTGCCCGACGAAATCAAATACCTCGCCGGTCTGCAGCGCGTGCAGTATTTGTTCGTCTATCCCGACGAGAATGATGTCGTCATCGCCGGTCCGGCCGAAGGATGGACGATCAATCGCGACGGCCACGTGGTGGGCGTCGCCACGGGGCGGCCGGTGCTGCACCTCGACGACTTGCTCGTGGCGCTGCGCTATGCCGACTCCGCTCGCAAGGGCGGAATGACGGCCTCGATCGACCCGACGGCGGAAGGCATTCAGCGCTACCATGCGCTGCGCGCGCAATTGACCACGATCGGCCCCAACCCGCAGCAAACCATTGCGGCCATCGAAAACGCCTACGGCCCGCAAACGATCACCGTCGGCGGCATTCCGCCGGACAGCCGCTTTGCCAGCGTGCTGGTGGCGGCCGACTATCGGATGAAGCGGCTGGGGATGAACTTCGAGGAATCGCCGGTCAAAAATATGCCGAGCTTCTTGGAAATCGGAGGGGCAGCGGCCGGGAAAAATCGCAATCTGTTGCAGCGCTGGTGGCTAGCGCCGAAGTATGACCCGCTCTCGACCGATGGCGACGGCTTGGCCTGGGAGCTGCGCGGCCAGGGCGTTCAGTGCATGGCCGAGGAAGACTATTTCAATCAAATGGGACAGCGCCAGGAGCGTCGGAAAGCCGGCGCGGCGGCACAGAAATGGGCCGACTCGATGACGAAAAACTACGACGAACTGGCGGAGAAAATGACCGTCTTTGGCGATCTGCGGAACTGCATGGATTTGGCGGTCATCGGCGCGCTGGTGCTGCAAGAAAACCTGCTGGACCGGGCCAACCTGAAGTTGACCTATCTGCTCGATTCGACGCGATTGGGCCTGGAAAAGTATCACACCCCCAAGCAAGTGCCGACGCAGGCCAGCTATCTCAAGCAAGGCCGCGAGTGGGTGATAAGCGCTTCGGGGGGCATCGCCCTGCAGCCGTGGTTCTTCGTCGAGAAGCAAGAAAAATCGACGTCGATGGCGCCGATTCGCGCCACTGCGGCCAAAGCCCGCAACGACCGCTGGTGGTGGAACTGA
- a CDS encoding sigma 54-interacting transcriptional regulator: MLAYLVIREGSKWTDVFRLMPGQTVTMGRAPTNQIVVKDERCSRTHAEVFYAQEHWVLRDLESRNGTFVGSERIRGDYVLQPGDIVRVGHSQMAFVHDLAAAFSDPSSVLHGAGAPKAEDTLLGVMGDESGVLSQGEPTQITHRRGQTRFLAPVAEQDVAIPKVGRAAAQLCRLAFEMAKSPDLQSAARVALGGVFESTHVDAGAILLLPRFSKTEATAADLEVVASRTDSELNYQRVSSFVASTVLREGEAVLARNVMGDSALSIRDSHGEFHVTSILCAPVRKADRVLGLIHLYSTRPERMPDPEDLEFTLAVADTLAVAIENLSHRLELTEDLTQIRHENLQLRELLGVESEIVGNSVVMNKVQRDIARAAPNRATVLIRGESGVGKELVARAIHFSSPRKKGPFCVLNCAALTESLLESELFGHERGAFTGATERKIGKFEASDGGTLMLDEIGEMSPTIQAKFLRVLEGHAFERVGGSEPIQCDVRVIAATNRDLEREVAEGNFRRDLYFRLHVLEVFVPALRKRPEDITELSHHFLQKFNAETGRKIRGFTVEAMEQMLRYRWPGNVRELKNVIERAVVLSRGEYIDVEDLTLSKLSTAGDTAEISPAAAGDFEPMSLEELERRHILATLHSTNWNKSQTSRILGIERSTLDRKIDRYRLDEHLPQRGKPARQL; this comes from the coding sequence ATGCTTGCCTATTTGGTCATTCGTGAAGGCTCGAAATGGACCGATGTGTTCCGGTTGATGCCCGGACAGACGGTCACGATGGGGCGAGCGCCAACCAACCAAATCGTCGTCAAAGACGAGCGGTGCAGCCGCACTCACGCTGAGGTGTTCTACGCGCAAGAGCATTGGGTGCTGCGCGATCTGGAAAGCCGCAACGGCACCTTTGTCGGATCGGAACGCATCCGCGGCGACTACGTGCTGCAACCGGGCGATATCGTTCGTGTCGGCCACTCTCAAATGGCGTTTGTCCACGATCTGGCGGCGGCATTCTCCGACCCGAGCAGCGTGCTGCACGGCGCTGGCGCGCCGAAGGCCGAAGATACGCTGCTCGGCGTCATGGGGGACGAGTCGGGCGTGTTGTCGCAGGGCGAGCCGACACAGATTACGCATCGGCGCGGGCAAACGCGCTTTCTGGCGCCCGTGGCCGAGCAAGATGTCGCGATTCCCAAAGTCGGCCGGGCCGCCGCGCAGCTTTGCCGACTGGCGTTCGAGATGGCCAAATCGCCCGATTTGCAATCGGCGGCTCGCGTGGCGCTGGGCGGCGTTTTTGAAAGCACGCACGTCGATGCCGGCGCGATCCTGCTTCTGCCGCGGTTTTCCAAAACCGAAGCGACCGCGGCCGATTTGGAAGTCGTCGCTTCGCGAACCGATTCGGAACTCAACTATCAACGCGTATCGAGCTTCGTGGCGTCCACGGTGCTGCGCGAAGGCGAAGCCGTGTTGGCGCGCAATGTGATGGGGGACAGCGCGCTGTCGATCCGCGATAGCCACGGAGAATTTCACGTCACCAGCATCCTCTGCGCTCCGGTTCGCAAAGCCGATCGCGTGCTGGGGCTGATCCACCTCTACTCCACGCGGCCCGAGCGAATGCCCGACCCCGAAGACCTGGAGTTTACGCTGGCGGTGGCCGACACGCTGGCGGTGGCCATCGAAAACCTCAGTCATCGCTTGGAACTCACCGAAGATCTGACGCAAATTCGGCACGAAAACTTGCAGCTTCGCGAACTGCTGGGGGTCGAAAGCGAAATCGTCGGCAACAGCGTCGTGATGAACAAGGTGCAGCGCGACATTGCGCGCGCCGCGCCCAACCGAGCGACCGTGCTGATTCGCGGCGAAAGCGGTGTCGGCAAAGAACTGGTCGCCCGCGCCATTCATTTTTCCAGCCCCCGGAAAAAAGGCCCGTTTTGCGTGCTGAACTGTGCGGCCCTCACCGAGAGCCTGCTCGAAAGCGAGTTGTTCGGCCACGAACGAGGCGCGTTCACCGGCGCTACCGAGCGAAAAATCGGCAAATTCGAAGCCTCCGACGGCGGCACGCTGATGCTTGATGAGATCGGCGAAATGAGCCCCACGATTCAGGCCAAGTTTCTCCGCGTGCTGGAAGGACACGCCTTCGAGCGCGTCGGCGGCAGCGAGCCGATCCAGTGCGACGTCCGCGTGATCGCCGCCACCAATCGCGACCTCGAGCGCGAAGTGGCCGAAGGAAACTTCCGCCGCGACCTGTATTTCCGCCTCCATGTGCTGGAAGTGTTCGTCCCCGCCCTGCGCAAGCGTCCGGAAGACATCACCGAGCTGTCGCACCATTTCTTGCAGAAATTTAATGCCGAAACGGGTCGTAAAATTCGCGGCTTCACCGTCGAAGCGATGGAGCAGATGCTCCGCTATCGCTGGCCGGGAAACGTCCGCGAACTGAAAAACGTGATCGAACGGGCCGTGGTGCTGTCGCGCGGCGAATACATCGACGTCGAAGACCTCACGCTTTCAAAACTGTCCACCGCCGGCGACACGGCCGAAATCTCGCCGGCCGCGGCCGGCGATTTCGAGCCGATGTCGCTCGAAGAACTTGAACGCCGCCACATTTTGGCCACGCTTCATTCGACGAACTGGAACAAGAGCCAGACCAGTCGCATCTTGGGGATTGAACGCTCGACGCTCGATCGCAAAATAGATCGGTATCGGCTCGATGAGCATCTCCCGCAACGCGGCAAACCGGCCCGGCAGTTGTAG
- a CDS encoding DUF1559 domain-containing protein, whose amino-acid sequence MSRRRGFSLVELLVVIAVIGVLIQLLLPAVQNAREASRRLSCKNNLKQLALGIANYESAKRHLPPGGLTGERVAGWAIGPFNSKGFPTLSWVVLILPYLEEQPLYEQFDFQRSVFDQPLEPQALQITSMLCPSDNARGRFFVHSDETKGKRMGKGNYAAFVSPYHINYADWWPSGLSGAHRYRPVDVIDGKSRTLVLSEVRTRDEPADQRGAWALPWPGSTLLSFDMHSLNQPSGAAMGADGKFHSTNAHLQSNLAFVPVTSAHPTSASLGLTQRPNTLIGNFDMIYVCPDPVGAQLEGMPCKEPYTYIDDPKFGKITMPLWLSAAPRSMHPGGVHAVFLDGHTAMVPDIIDEYVMAYLVASTDGQTVDLESSSAPARNFSTPLGSAAH is encoded by the coding sequence ATGTCGCGCCGTCGTGGATTTTCGCTCGTCGAGCTGCTGGTGGTGATCGCCGTCATCGGCGTGTTGATTCAATTGCTGTTGCCGGCGGTTCAAAATGCCCGCGAAGCGAGCCGGCGTTTGAGTTGCAAGAACAACCTGAAGCAACTGGCGCTGGGCATTGCCAATTACGAATCGGCAAAGCGGCATTTGCCTCCCGGCGGGTTGACGGGCGAGCGCGTCGCTGGCTGGGCCATCGGCCCGTTCAATTCCAAGGGCTTTCCCACGCTCAGTTGGGTCGTGCTGATATTGCCGTATCTCGAAGAGCAGCCCCTCTACGAGCAGTTCGATTTTCAGCGCTCGGTGTTCGATCAGCCCCTCGAGCCGCAAGCCTTGCAAATCACCTCGATGCTTTGTCCTAGCGACAACGCTCGAGGGCGGTTCTTTGTCCACAGCGACGAAACCAAGGGCAAGCGGATGGGCAAAGGCAATTATGCGGCGTTCGTCTCCCCCTATCACATCAACTACGCCGATTGGTGGCCGAGTGGATTAAGCGGCGCGCATCGCTACCGTCCGGTGGACGTGATCGACGGCAAATCGCGGACCTTGGTCCTCTCCGAAGTGCGCACCCGCGACGAGCCAGCCGACCAGCGCGGCGCCTGGGCGTTGCCCTGGCCCGGTTCGACGCTGCTCTCGTTCGACATGCACAGCTTGAACCAGCCGAGCGGAGCGGCGATGGGTGCGGACGGAAAATTTCATTCGACGAATGCGCATCTACAGTCCAACCTCGCGTTCGTTCCCGTCACGAGCGCCCATCCTACTTCAGCCAGCCTGGGCTTAACGCAGCGGCCCAATACGCTGATCGGAAACTTCGATATGATCTACGTTTGTCCCGATCCAGTGGGTGCGCAGCTCGAAGGCATGCCTTGCAAAGAGCCGTATACCTATATCGACGATCCGAAATTCGGAAAAATCACCATGCCACTGTGGCTGTCCGCCGCGCCCCGCAGCATGCACCCCGGTGGCGTTCACGCCGTCTTTCTCGACGGGCACACCGCCATGGTCCCCGACATCATCGATGAATACGTGATGGCCTATCTCGTGGCATCGACCGATGGGCAGACTGTCGATTTGGAATCGTCCAGCGCTCCGGCGCGCAACTTCTCGACCCCTCTCGGCTCGGCCGCTCATTGA